A single window of Pseudoduganella plicata DNA harbors:
- a CDS encoding MFS transporter — MQPPTIQVDQIVERGTMSAFQVGLLALCGLCLIIDGFDAQAMGYVAPAIVQQWGIDKAALGPVFGAGLLGMLLGSMILTPLADRVGRRPVLILSTFFFAACMLATTQVHDLRTLLVLRFVTGLGLGSIMPNAMALVGEYSPARSRVVRMMLISCGFTVGAALGGFASAALIPAYGWESVFWVGGIAPAVLALAMVAWLPESVQFMVLVNRPRASIVRWLRKVDPTLAIDRNADIVVAEPQRRGAPVIELFREGRTRVTLLLWLTSFMNLINLYFLSNWLPTLLKEIGYSTSTAVLAGTALQVGGIVGTLTLGFFINRFGFTKVLMACFLCASVSVAAIGSVATVLPLLVIAVVIAGFCIVGGQPALNALAGTYYPTSLRSTGIGWSLGVGRIGSVIGPVVGGQLIGLQWSNAALFVAAAVPVLVSTLAMTRLHAARRAGPG; from the coding sequence ATGCAGCCACCCACCATCCAGGTCGATCAGATCGTCGAACGGGGCACCATGTCCGCCTTCCAGGTCGGGCTGCTGGCGCTGTGCGGGCTGTGCCTCATCATCGACGGCTTCGACGCCCAGGCCATGGGCTACGTCGCCCCGGCCATCGTCCAGCAATGGGGCATCGACAAGGCCGCGCTGGGGCCTGTCTTCGGCGCAGGCCTGCTGGGCATGCTGCTGGGTTCGATGATCCTGACGCCGCTGGCCGACCGCGTGGGCCGGCGCCCGGTGCTGATCCTGTCGACGTTCTTCTTTGCCGCCTGCATGCTGGCGACGACGCAGGTGCACGACCTGCGCACGCTGCTGGTGCTGCGCTTCGTGACCGGCCTGGGGCTGGGCAGCATCATGCCCAATGCGATGGCGCTGGTGGGCGAATACAGCCCGGCCAGGTCGCGCGTCGTGCGCATGATGCTGATCTCCTGCGGCTTCACGGTGGGCGCGGCGCTGGGCGGGTTTGCCAGCGCCGCGCTGATTCCGGCGTATGGCTGGGAATCCGTGTTCTGGGTCGGCGGCATCGCGCCGGCCGTGCTGGCGCTGGCGATGGTGGCGTGGCTGCCGGAGTCGGTGCAGTTCATGGTGCTGGTGAATCGCCCGCGCGCGTCCATCGTGCGCTGGCTGCGCAAGGTCGATCCGACGCTGGCGATCGACCGGAACGCCGATATCGTCGTGGCCGAGCCCCAGCGCCGGGGCGCCCCCGTGATCGAACTGTTCCGGGAAGGGCGGACCCGCGTCACGCTGCTGCTGTGGCTGACCAGCTTCATGAACCTGATCAACCTGTACTTCCTGTCCAACTGGCTGCCCACGCTCCTGAAGGAGATCGGCTACAGCACCAGCACGGCCGTGCTGGCCGGCACGGCGCTGCAGGTGGGTGGCATCGTCGGCACGCTGACCCTGGGCTTTTTCATCAACAGGTTCGGATTCACGAAGGTGCTGATGGCCTGCTTCCTGTGCGCGTCCGTGTCGGTCGCGGCAATCGGCAGCGTCGCCACCGTGCTGCCGCTGCTGGTGATCGCCGTCGTTATCGCTGGCTTTTGCATCGTCGGCGGGCAGCCGGCGCTGAACGCGCTGGCCGGCACGTATTACCCGACGTCGCTGCGCTCGACCGGCATCGGCTGGAGTCTCGGCGTTGGCCGCATCGGCTCCGTCATCGGGCCTGTCGTCGGCGGCCAGCTGATCGGGCTACAGTGGAGCAACGCGGCGCTGTTCGTCGCGGCCGCCGTGCCTGTCCTCGTCTCGACGCTGGCGATGACGCGCCTGCATGCGGCCCGGCGCGCCGGGCCGGGCTGA
- a CDS encoding SDR family oxidoreductase, with product MKGSSQRIVITGASSGIGAATAIAFARQGCHLVLGARGRDGLDDVARRCREAGGRAEVGVVDATDADQVRAFAAEARQALGGIDLWFSDVGIGVVGKYVDVPIADHQRVIASNLVSHMNDAHAVVPIFVEQGYGTWVNMISAGGFVTTPYAAAYSASKFGLRGFSEALRAELNEYPDIHVCDVYPTFVDTPGIHHAGNYTGARLAYPPGVLAPETVADAIVRLARRPRDTTAIGVPATLLKLSQFANPVTTALMNRFMNAWSKKADRVPETTGTIYTPPAGASGIHGGQRRMPRGGNTALVIGAAVAAAAIGIHLSRRDS from the coding sequence ATGAAGGGATCGAGCCAACGTATCGTGATCACGGGCGCGTCCAGCGGTATTGGCGCCGCCACCGCCATCGCATTTGCCCGCCAGGGCTGCCATCTCGTGCTGGGTGCGCGCGGCCGGGACGGCCTGGACGACGTGGCGCGCCGCTGCCGCGAGGCCGGCGGCCGGGCGGAAGTGGGCGTGGTGGACGCGACGGATGCGGACCAGGTGCGCGCATTCGCCGCCGAGGCACGGCAGGCGCTGGGCGGCATCGACCTGTGGTTCAGCGACGTAGGCATCGGCGTCGTCGGCAAATACGTCGACGTGCCGATCGCCGACCACCAGCGCGTGATCGCGTCCAATCTCGTCAGCCATATGAACGACGCCCATGCCGTGGTGCCGATCTTCGTCGAGCAGGGTTACGGCACCTGGGTCAACATGATCTCGGCGGGCGGCTTCGTCACGACGCCGTACGCCGCCGCCTATTCGGCCAGCAAATTCGGCCTGCGCGGCTTCAGCGAGGCACTGCGCGCGGAACTGAACGAGTATCCCGACATTCACGTGTGCGACGTGTATCCCACGTTCGTCGACACGCCCGGGATCCACCACGCGGGCAACTATACGGGCGCACGGCTGGCGTATCCGCCCGGCGTGCTGGCGCCGGAAACGGTGGCCGACGCCATCGTCCGGCTGGCGCGGCGGCCGCGCGACACGACCGCGATCGGCGTGCCGGCAACGCTGCTGAAACTGAGCCAGTTCGCCAATCCCGTCACGACCGCGCTGATGAACCGCTTCATGAACGCCTGGTCGAAAAAGGCGGACCGGGTACCCGAGACGACCGGGACGATCTATACGCCGCCCGCCGGCGCCAGCGGCATTCACGGCGGCCAGCGGCGCATGCCCCGCGGCGGCAACACCGCGCTGGTGATCGGCGCCGCCGTTGCCGCCGCGGCGATCGGCATTCACCTGTCGCGGCGGGACTCCTGA
- a CDS encoding glucan 1,4-alpha-maltotetraohydrolase domain-containing protein yields the protein MKKTTIAALAAAMLAAASHANAATPTQQAGASKAILLQGFHWNSASKPGWYNTLRGNAGDLAALGITHVWFPPPSDSAAKEGYLPRRLDVLDSAYGRSSELYEAVRALQEKGIQSVADIVVNHRVGTTGWSDFTSPNWSTRTIVNNDECNCGLGSSDTGPGFSGGRDLDHTNVGETQNGIIHWLNYTLKPVGFTGLRFDYVKGFSPAYAGQYANAFAPDFCVGELWPDFDLNNMNANRQALMDWINGTANSCGAFDFTTKGILNDALANGNYWRLKGSDGKPQGAIGWWPAMSVTFVDNHDTGHAESCGTGQGLWAAPCGKVMEGYAYILSHPGIPTVFHPHLYDWGLKAPIGALINARKTAGVTSTSAVAIQQATQGLYAAIVTGTSRQLAVKIGPNSWSPGNGWTLQTSGTNYAVWMK from the coding sequence ATGAAGAAAACCACGATTGCCGCGCTCGCGGCAGCCATGCTGGCGGCCGCGTCGCACGCGAATGCCGCCACGCCGACGCAGCAGGCGGGCGCCAGCAAGGCGATCCTGCTGCAGGGCTTCCACTGGAATTCCGCCAGCAAACCGGGCTGGTACAACACCTTGCGCGGCAATGCGGGCGACCTGGCCGCGCTGGGCATCACGCACGTGTGGTTCCCGCCGCCTTCGGACTCGGCCGCGAAGGAAGGCTACCTGCCGCGCAGGCTCGACGTTCTCGATTCGGCCTACGGCCGCTCGTCGGAACTGTACGAAGCCGTACGCGCGCTGCAGGAGAAGGGCATCCAGTCGGTGGCCGACATCGTTGTCAACCACCGCGTCGGCACGACCGGATGGTCCGATTTCACGAGCCCGAACTGGAGCACGCGGACCATCGTCAACAACGACGAGTGCAACTGCGGCCTGGGCAGCTCCGACACAGGGCCGGGCTTTTCCGGCGGGCGCGACCTCGATCATACCAACGTGGGCGAGACGCAGAACGGCATCATCCACTGGCTGAACTACACGCTCAAACCGGTAGGCTTCACGGGACTGCGATTCGACTACGTCAAGGGCTTCAGCCCGGCCTATGCAGGCCAGTACGCCAATGCGTTCGCGCCCGACTTCTGCGTGGGCGAGCTGTGGCCGGATTTTGATCTGAACAACATGAACGCCAACCGCCAGGCGCTGATGGACTGGATCAACGGCACGGCCAATTCCTGCGGCGCGTTCGACTTCACGACAAAGGGCATCCTGAACGATGCCCTCGCCAACGGCAACTACTGGCGCCTGAAGGGCAGCGACGGCAAGCCGCAGGGCGCGATCGGCTGGTGGCCGGCGATGTCGGTGACGTTTGTCGACAATCACGACACCGGGCACGCCGAAAGCTGCGGCACGGGCCAGGGACTGTGGGCGGCGCCGTGCGGCAAGGTGATGGAAGGCTATGCCTACATCCTCAGCCACCCCGGCATTCCCACGGTGTTCCATCCGCACCTGTATGACTGGGGCCTGAAGGCGCCGATCGGGGCGCTGATCAACGCCCGCAAGACGGCGGGCGTCACGTCCACGTCGGCCGTCGCCATCCAGCAGGCCACGCAGGGCCTGTACGCGGCCATCGTCACCGGGACCTCCCGCCAGCTGGCCGTCAAGATCGGCCCAAACAGCTGGAGCCCCGGCAACGGCTGGACCTTGCAGACTTCCGGCACCAACTATGCCGTCTGGATGAAGTAA
- a CDS encoding DNA-binding protein, translating into MARTGITKTQVRTIRDRLLAEGRYPSADAVRGALGDTGSKSTIHRYLKELAAEDETATVTDDTQSGLRELIEQLARKVEAETQRRLEAARAAHKQALRDKDAELAALRNTVAALSARLRMQESPTTVHAPAEDSRPAPGAVIAGFGRFGDLLANSRSGRQDTSPFSLVRTGGRDNVLDFPGERAA; encoded by the coding sequence ATGGCACGCACGGGCATCACGAAGACGCAGGTCCGGACGATCCGCGACCGCCTGCTGGCCGAGGGCCGCTACCCTTCCGCCGACGCGGTACGCGGTGCGCTCGGCGACACGGGCTCGAAGTCGACGATACACCGCTACCTGAAGGAGCTGGCCGCCGAAGACGAAACGGCCACCGTAACGGACGACACCCAGAGCGGCCTGCGCGAACTGATCGAACAGCTGGCGCGCAAGGTGGAGGCGGAAACGCAGCGCCGCCTGGAAGCGGCGCGGGCGGCGCACAAGCAGGCGCTGCGCGACAAGGATGCCGAGCTGGCGGCGCTGCGCAACACGGTGGCGGCGCTGTCGGCGCGGCTGCGAATGCAGGAGAGCCCCACCACTGTCCACGCGCCAGCGGAAGACAGCCGCCCCGCGCCCGGCGCCGTCATTGCAGGCTTCGGCCGGTTCGGCGACCTGCTGGCGAACTCGCGCAGCGGGCGCCAGGACACGTCGCCGTTCAGCCTGGTGCGAACGGGCGGCCGCGACAACGTACTGGACTTCCCCGGCGAACGCGCCGCCTGA